The following are encoded in a window of Diorhabda sublineata isolate icDioSubl1.1 chromosome 5, icDioSubl1.1, whole genome shotgun sequence genomic DNA:
- the LOC130444509 gene encoding uncharacterized protein LOC130444509, with translation MRFVLITLNISLCLILTVFGRPEVSKLNEITSKKYPNNIEEYLEDELDENTRAKKSTITTFCVEIRPADEKPYRVCEPVTEKGGYGNPTPYFQQNGGFEHSKSDVSFNSGSSVQSKPASAAYLAPVKTYQSSGSSTASKPSYGTYRSTKPEREEEPEKMNPAMASKAEIMDKVVNIQDRMSEVMPTLTQDSTVRKNQESNDKDQESDSMRTSHHQESYSYGSGYGSPSSMVPVTPTHHGHSGLVITCQPNLAGYAHNIPGSYHESSSHGDGVPTYNYRSASASYGRPYQPYRLQPQQYGNYKPYNPRPVYRPQAQIYKGPVYSNPYSHPSTSSKPSHAYKQPVGMESGDTSISTPHPMTNEYSAYQPQVPPAPLPLSPPSQAQQPAPPTNYQQPTNYPPASNYQPSASYYSPPPETSAPEFKPPSSYSSAYVPPPAYRTAGEEHLEIAGKMDKEAHTLMTMEKISEKNAENSHWASEIQTSKDTEARKADQNTWREPEGGNWRMASEQKGFEMNKDSGEHPQGLEEPADQSAMREAVGGDWRMAPTKKTFEMRDDAMDKDSGEHGLQNWDHLATANFKNTDNSQGLMDKTDKIMMREADTVGDSWRIPSPQKGLEMRDDSMDHLGVSFGNTQIIPEKDLGSSENIIENTL, from the coding sequence ATGCGATTCGTTTTGATAACTTTAAACATATCATTATGTTTGATATTAACAGTGTTCGGTCGACCCGAAGTGTCCAAATTGAACGAAATAACATccaaaaaatatccaaataacatagaagaatatttagaaGATGAATTGGATGAAAATACACGAGCGAAGAAATCAACCATAACGACGTTTTGTGTAGAAATTAGACCTGCTGATGAAAAGCCTTATCGAGTGTGTGAACCAGTGACAGAAAAAGGAGGTTACGGCAACCCAACTCcgtattttcaacaaaatggcGGTTTTGAACATTCAAAATCAGATGTATCCTTCAACTCCGGCTCCTCCGTTCAAAGCAAACCAGCATCAGCAGCTTATTTAGCACCAGTGAAAACCTATCAATCTTCTGGATCTAGTACCGCTTCAAAACCCTCGTATGGTACATATAGATCCACCAAACCAGAACGAGAAGAAGAACCTGAAAAAATGAATCCAGCAATGGCATCCAAGGCAGAAATTATGGATAAAGTTGTAAATATACAAGACAGAATGTCAGAGGTAATGCCAACTTTAACCCAAGATTCTAcggttcgaaaaaatcaagagTCTAACGATAAAGATCAGGAATCGGATTCAATGAGAACATCTCATCATCAAGAATCTTACAGTTATGGATCTGGATATGGTAGTCCATCATCTATGGTACCAGTGACTCCAACTCATCATGGACATAGTGGTTTGGTTATTACTTGTCAGCCTAATCTAGCAGGCTATGCTCACAACATTCCAGGATCTTATCATGAAAGTTCTAGCCACGGAGATGGCGTCCCTACTTACAACTATAGATCTGCCAGTGCAAGTTACGGAAGACCTTACCAACCCTACAGACTTCAACCTCAACAATATGGTAATTATAAGCCATATAATCCAAGACCAGTATATAGACCTCAAGCTCAAATATACAAAGGACCCGTTTATTCAAATCCTTATTCCCATCCATCCACTTCATCAAAACCTTCTCATGCCTACAAACAGCCAGTAGGTATGGAGTCTGGAGACACTTCCATCTCTACCCCTCACCCCATGACCAATGAATATTCTGCATACCAACCACAAGTACCACCTGCACCTTTACCACTATCTCCTCCATCTCAAGCACAACAACCAGCACCACCGACAAACTACCAACAACCCACAAATTACCCACCAGCTTCAAACTACCAACCGTCCGCATCATATTACTCCCCTCCACCTGAAACTTCAGCTCCAGAATTCAAGCCTCCTTCTAGTTATTCTTCAGCTTATGTACCACCTCCAGCATATAGAACAGCTGGAGAAGAGCATTTGGAAATTGCAGGAAAAATGGACAAAGAAGCCCATACTTTAATGACGATGGAAAAGATTTCGGAAAAAAACGCAGAAAATAGTCACTGGGCAAGTGAAATTCAGACTTCCAAAGATACCGAAGCTAGAAAAGCAGATCAAAATACTTGGAGAGAACCCGAAGGAGGTAACTGGAGAATGGCATCAGAACAGAAAGGCTTTGAAATGAATAAAGATAGTGGAGAGCACCCTCAAGGTCTCGAGGAGCCAGCAGATCAAAGTGCAATGAGAGAAGCCGTAGGAGGTGATTGGAGAATGGCACCGACAAAAAAAACCTTTGAAATGAGGGATGATGCAATGGACAAAGATAGCGGAGAACATGGATTACAAAATTGGGATCACTTAGCAACGGCTAATTTCAAAAACACAGATAACTCACAAGGTCTTATGGAcaaaacagataaaattatGATGAGGGAAGCTGATACAGTAGGAGATAGTTGGAGGATTCCGTCGCCACAAAAAGGACTTGAAATGAGAGATGATTCAATGGATCACTTAGGAGTTAGTTTCGGCAACACTCAAATTATTCCTGAAAAGGATCTAGGATctagtgaaaatattattgaaaatactttgtaa